A window from Solanum stenotomum isolate F172 chromosome 7, ASM1918654v1, whole genome shotgun sequence encodes these proteins:
- the LOC125870535 gene encoding uncharacterized protein LOC125870535 — translation MKVHPVPRKRNITLRYDIVSALSQANALSGRQKKLRRLPHIFAKVLELPFNSDADVSIEETSDSFRFVVPTDDAGNNIRADTVEIYPGVTKIVIRGDNVLDSSLGEFELDLWRFRLPPSTLPELATADFADGELVVTVPKDPDEEVVDDGGIGEAGRLILVQ, via the coding sequence ATGAAGGTTCATCCAGTACCAAGAAAACGCAACATCACGTTACGATACGACATCGTTTCGGCTCTTTCTCAGGCTAATGCGTTATCCGGCCGTCAGAAGAAGCTCCGGCGACTCCCTCATATATTCGCGAAAGTTCTAGAACTTCCGTTTAATTCCGATGCGGATGTTTCTATTGAAGAAACCTCTGATTCATTCCGTTTTGTTGTACCGACGGATGATGCTGGTAATAATATTAGGGCTGATACAGTTGAGATCTATCCGGGTGTTACTAAGATTGTAATTCGAGGGGATAATGTTTTGGATTCGTCTTTGGGTGAGTTTGAACTTGATTTGTGGCGATTCCGTCTTCCGCCGTCAACTCTGCCGGAGTTGGCTACCGCTGATTTTGCTGACGGCGAATTGGTGGTCACAGTTCCGAAAGACCCAGATGAGGAGGTGGTCGATGATGGTGGTATTGGTGAGGCTGGACGCCTTATTCTTGTACAATAA
- the LOC125870525 gene encoding late embryogenesis abundant protein 31-like, producing the protein MSMSNEDRPVTYGDVFSVSSELGSEIIAPEDAAIMQSAESIALGHVPGGGPASLMQSAASQNERIGVVATNDFAREHGVTVSQVEVGGTRVVSESVSGEVVAQYIYPSEAGGGGDDEERSARYPTTGVQEEAVTVGEALEAVALKPAGDKPIEQSDAAAIQAAEARATGRSEVVPGGVGTEAQRAASINAQTDDKTTLGDVLRDATSKLIDDKAVKKEDAEGVVGAEIRNTPDLATHPGGVAASITTASDLNKF; encoded by the exons atgaGCATGAGTAATGAAGATAGACCCGTAACATATGGGGACGTGTTTTCGGTGTCAAGCGAACTTGGTTCAGAAATTATAGCGCCAGAAGATGCAGCAATAATGCAATCAGCAGAGAGTATAGCACTCGGTCATGTTCCGGGAGGCGGCCCTGCATCACTCATGCAGTCAGCCGCCTCACAGAATGAGCGTATTGGTGTTGTAGCTACTAATGATTTCGCCAGAGAACACGGCGTTACCGTTTCTCAAGTTGAAGTTGGGGGTACTCGCGTTGTTTCTGAATCCGTCAGTGGAGAG GTAGTTGCACAATATATTTATCCATCAGAAGCAGGAGGAGGTGGAGATGATGAAGAGAGATCAGCACGATATCCTACGACAGGAGTTCAAGAGGAGGCAGTTACGGTAGGTGAAGCACTAGAGGCGGTGGCACTTAAGCCTGCAGGGGACAAACCAATTGAGCAGAGCGACGCTGCAGCAATACAGGCTGCAGAAGCAAGAGCTACTGGACGAAGTGAAGTAGTGCCAGGAGGCGTAGGAACGGAAGCTCAACGTGCTGCTTCGATAAATGCTCAAACAGATGACAAGACCACACTTGGCGATGTGCTAAGA GATGCAACGAGCAAGCTTATAGATGATAAGGCAGTGAAGAAGGAAGACGCAGAAGGCGTGGTGGGTGCTGAAATAAGGAATACGCCCGACTTGGCTACACATCCGGGAGGTGTAGCAGCCTCCATCACCACCGCATCTGATCTCAACAAATTCTAA